The genomic interval TCACCAATTTTTTTTCTTGCAAGATAAATGTTCTTGCCCTCCATAATTGAACTTGGGTGAGCAAAGTAGGTAAATTCAAAAGCACAATGTGCATGATTAGCTGATTCGGAGAATCGCTCAGAAGTAATTCCATCCTTATCAATTCTAACTAGCTCTCCTGGTTCAATATCCCTTACCAATATAGCCCCAATAGATGAAAATGCACAAGATTCTGAAGCAATTACGTATGTATTTGTATCTTTGTGATATCCTAATACTAGGGGTCTAAATCCTTTGGGATCGCGAGCCGCATAAATTGTATTTGAATCAGTTAAAAAAGTGAAACAATAGGAACCCACCATTTCATTCTTTAAAATAGACATAGCAGCTTTCATATCGTCTTTCTTTTTCAAGATACCTACCAAACGCTGCGCTGCTACCAAAGTGTCAGTCATATTCTGAGGGGTGAAGGTACATCCTCCAACCATATTTGATAGTTGTTCGGCATTAGAAATAGTACCATTGTGAGCTATACAAAGGTCTCTGACCTTAAGAGGTTGAGCATTTTCTAAAGAACTTGAACCAAATGTTGAATATCTTACATGACCAATCCCAATATTTGAGGAGAATTTCGTAATAACTTTCTCAAATTCATGGGCAGATCTTGCTACCAAACCTGTTTTTTTGTACGGTAGTTTCCTTGGCACCGCAAGTCCCCATGATTCCTGCCCTCTGTGTTGTAGAGATCTTAAACAGTCAATTAAGTATGGGATAACGTTTGAGCCTTCGAGAGAGTAAATGCCCACCACTCCACAATTTTCATGAACCATCCGAAAATTATACTTCGTTTAACTTTCTTTTTAAGATTTCATTTAATTGATTAATAGCGTAATAACTAGAGTAATTTTAATTGACATACTCAAACATTTTTTCCAGGCTTGTTTCATAAGTTTTAGAAAATTCTTCCAAATCTGTATCGAAAATTATCGTCTTCTTGTCCATCAGGATACAGCGTTTTTCTCTAGTAGTCGATCCTATTTTTGAAAATGAAACCTTAGAACCCATCAGAATCTTGTTTACCCTATCTGAATTTTTTGTAGTAAATATGAATCGATCTTGGCTTTCGGAAAAAATCAAATAATCTAGTCTAGAACATGAATGAGGAATTTGACTAGCCTGGATATCAAAACCAAGATTTGACTGCATTGCCATTTCAAGAAGGGTCACGATTAATCCACCTTTAGAGCAATCATGAATGGCTTCGACCAAGTTCTCTTTCTGTAAAGTCTGTATAACTTCAATGGTTTTCTTTACTCCTTCTAAATTAACTTGAGGAATCTTCCCCCCAACTAAGTTTAAACAATTTTCAAAGTATTCAGACCCGCCCATTTCATCCTTGGTGGTACCCAAAATAAAAATAGACTCTCCAA from Candidatus Nitrosocosmicus hydrocola carries:
- the purF gene encoding amidophosphoribosyltransferase, yielding MVHENCGVVGIYSLEGSNVIPYLIDCLRSLQHRGQESWGLAVPRKLPYKKTGLVARSAHEFEKVITKFSSNIGIGHVRYSTFGSSSLENAQPLKVRDLCIAHNGTISNAEQLSNMVGGCTFTPQNMTDTLVAAQRLVGILKKKDDMKAAMSILKNEMVGSYCFTFLTDSNTIYAARDPKGFRPLVLGYHKDTNTYVIASESCAFSSIGAILVRDIEPGELVRIDKDGITSERFSESANHAHCAFEFTYFAHPSSIMEGKNIYLARKKIGEYLAGKFPISDADVVIPVPDSSRPAALGYALKLGVPFEEGLLKDRYSKKGSMRSFIEPLTKDRKEINQNILPIREIIENKHVIIVDDSIVRGTSSRAIIESVKQAGARKISMVITYPPISYPCYAGIDFPSQEELIAYQVASGENNPDIVGKKVAKIIGADSVLYNDNLTLAKGIGLSKKELCFSCSSGDYTPLGIRPNFNSRYQINDKLITN